A window of Roseiflexus castenholzii DSM 13941 genomic DNA:
ACTGGCAATGCTGATCGCAGCGGGGGTGCGAATCTCCCATTTTGCCGAACAATCCGGCGACCTCGAAGATATTTTTCTGCACGTCACAAAAGGCGTCGTCTGAAGGAATGCCTATGCCAGAACTTAATCCAATCCTGGTGAAAGACCTGCGCAGCCGCATGCGCGGCGCGCGCGCGTACATTCTGCTTACGATCTATCTGCTCATTCTGGCGGGAGTCACACTGCTGCTCTATGCGGCGCTCTCAGGCGAAAGCTCCAACGATCTGAACGCCGGACGGCGAATCGGTCAGACGCTCTTTTTCACCATCGCAACCGTGGCACTGATCGAGGTCTGCCTGATCACGCCAGTGCTAACATCAGGAAGCATTGCCGGCGAAAAAGAGCGTCAGTCGTATGACCTGCTGATCGCGTCATTGCTCACACCGTGGCAGATTGTGTGGGGCAAACTGGTGTCGGCGCTGGCGTTCGCTCTGCTTCTGATCGTGGCGATTGTGCCGGTGATGAGCCTGGCATTTCTGTTCGGCGGCATTGGGCTGACGGAAGTGCTCATTGCAATCGCCGGGCTGGTTGTAACGGCGGTCCTCTACGCAACCATCGGCTTGTTCTGGTCCGCCGTGCTGCAAAGCTCCCTGGGAGCGACCAGTTTCGCCATCGGCACAGTCATCGCCCTGCTGTTGGGCATTCCATTTCTCATTGTGATTTTCAGCCTGATCCTGGGATCCAGCGCGCCGTCAGATCTGCTGGACTCGGTCTGGTTCATCTATCTCAGCCGATTCGTCACTGCGTCGCACCCCTTTATTGCACTCGGCGCTACGGCGTCGCTCCTCTCGAGCGGAGGCGATGCTTTCTTCGAAGTCGTGCGGACAGGCACAACGATTGTGGTTGTGCCAAGCCCATGGTTGCTCTATATCGCGCTTTCGCTGATCGCTGTGATGCTGCTGTTGACAGCAAGCGTGCGACTCGTTCAGCCAGCGTCACCAGGCGCCGACCGGAAGAAGCGCACCGGCAGACAGGGATGAATGATATCGTCAGGACTTGCCGGAAGATCGGGTAAGCAGACGATAGCAGAGCATACCAATGGGGAGCATCATCCAGAAGCTGATCAGGCGAAACAGGATCGCAGCCCCTAATGCCGCTTCGAGCGGCACACCCTGGGCGTGCAGAGCGACGGTCAGCGCAGCTTCGACCGTTCCGCCGCCGCCGGGGAGCAGAGTGAAGACGCTCACGATCAGCGCCAGACCATATGCGGCGAACATCGCAGCAAGCGGCGGATCGGCGCCCAGGCTATGGAGAATTGCCAGCAATGCCAGACTATGGCAACAAAAGATCAACAACTGCAACCCAACCAGCACCACAATCCGGCGTGGCTGTTCGAGGATCAGGCGTCGACTGGCAATAATTTCATCGACCGCCTGTGTCACCTGCGATGCTGTCAATACCGGTCCAAACAGGCGATTCACCAGGCGCTTCAGGCGGAGCGCCCACTCCTGAAGCGTAGTGTCTGGGCGTGAGGCAACATAGATCGCACCACTCATCACCCCTAGTGCAACTGCCAGTGCGCCATAACTGACCGACGCGCCGCTCAATCCGGTCGTCACCAGCAGATACATCAATCCATACGTAAACGCCACCAGAACGGCGCCATTCCAACTGAGCAGTTCCATCCCCGCGACCATAGCGACGCTACCGACGGGGAAACCGCGTCGCCGCAGACTGGCGACCAGGAAGGCATAGGCGCCGACACTTCCGGCAGGAATCGCCTGGTTGATCAGAATCGTCACCATTGCTGCGGCGGTCAACCACCAGAACTGCGCGCGATGCCCCAGAATCGCCAGCACCCGGCCATAGATCTGCCCGGCGCACACAAAGCCCATCACGACACCGACAAACGCGAGCAGCAGATACCCCGGACGGACATTGCGCAGCAGAACAAAGGCTTTGATCACCTCCTCGCGGTTGAGATAGGCGACCGCAACGATAGCTGCCAGCAGAAGCAGCCCGATAATGGCGCCCCAGGGAGTGCGTCGCAGCTGCGCTGTCTTGGTACTGATATGCCACCTCCGCATGCGCAATGGTTAGTAGCGTGCCAGGTCGTACATCGCCGCCGCGATTTTTTGCGGATTGAGCATGAAATAGTCTTCAAGCGGATCGGCGAACGGGGTTGCAAACAGATCGGGGGATGCGAGACGGCGAACCGGTGCATCCAGATACTCAAACGCATGTTCAGCGATGAGCGCGGCGATCTCCCCGCCGATCCCACCGGTCAGGACATCTTCGTGCACAATCAATGCACGACCCGTCTTTTTGACAGACGACAGGATCGCATCGCGGTCGAGCGGCGCCAGGGTGCGCAGATCGATGACTTCGACATCGACCCCCTCGGCTTCCAGTTCTTTCGCCGCTGTCAGGGAATGGTGCACCATCAGCCCATAACTGAACACACTCATATCGCTGCCGTTGCGCCGCACCACTGCCTTGCCAATCGGCTCACGGTAGAGTCCTTCGGGCACATCGCCGCGCACCGAACGGTAGAGTTGCTTGTGCTCAAAGAAAATCACCGGATCCGGATCATAGATTGCGGCGATCAGCAACCCTTTGGCGTCGAACGGCGTTGATGGGATGACCACTTTAATGCCTGGCGTACTGGTAAACAGGCGTTCGACACTCTGTGAATGATAGAGCGCACCATGGATGCCGGCGCCGCACGGCGCCCGCACCACAATCGGGCAACTCCAGTCGCCGTTCGAGCGATAGCGAAAACGCGCCGCTTCATTGAGAATCTGATCGATCGCCGGGTAAATATAGTCGGCGAACTGAATCTCGGCGACCGGCAGAAGACCGTGCAACGATGCACCAATAGCAGCGCCGACAATACCGCACTCGGCAATCGGCATGTCAATCACACGATGTTCGCCAAAACGCGCCAGCAACCCTTCGGTTGCCAGAAAGACGCCACCCTTGACGGCCACATCCTCGCCGAGAACCATAATCCGATCATCGGCAGCCATAGCATCGTGTAACGCCGACCGGATCGCTTCGATAAACGTCATGACAGGCATAGTGTTCGTCGTCTGGTCTCTGAGCCGGTTGACACAACGGTGTGTATGCGTCGTTCCTTATGAACAGGCGTGCCAGCCTCTTATCCATACAGATGATCGGCAATGCTCTCGACGGAAGGATATGGCGCCGCAACCGCAGCATCCGTAGCGGCATCGACTTCGGCGCGCACCTCGCGTCGCAATGCTTCGATTTCCTCCGACGTGATAATGCCGTGTTCCACAAGATAGTGCTCGAAGCGTTTGATCGGGTCACGCGCGCGCCAGGATTCAACTTCCTCGGCTGAACGATACTTCCGATCATCGTCAGCACTCGAATGGGGTCGAAACCGATACGTTTTGCACTCGAGCAGCGTTGGTCCGCCGCCATTGCGTGCTCGTTCCATCGCCTGATGCGCGGCTTCGTACACGGCAAACACATCGTTGCCATCCACAACAACGCCCTGCATACCATACCCTGCCGCCTTCATGGCAACATCGGGCACCGGCACTTCCCGATGAACCGGCACGGAAATAGAGTACTGATTGTTCTGACAAACGAAGACAACCGGCAGTTGGTGGATACCGGCGATGGTCAACCCCTCGTGCCAGGCGCCTTCCGCCGTCGCGCCCTCGCCGAACAATCCCATAACAGCGATATCCTGCTCGCCTCTGGCGCGAAACGCCAACCCAAGCCCGGCGGCATGCACCAGATGACTTCCCACCGAACTCGAACCGCTCACGATACGAAGACGGCGGCTGCTGTAGTGCCCGAACATCTGCCGTCCACCGCTGGATGGATCATCACGCCGCGCCATAGCGTGCAGCAAAACATCGAGTACCGACTGCCCGAGCGCCATCACCAGCGTCATATCGCGGTAGTACGGGATCACATAATCGTGTCCCACACGAATCGCCCACGCGCATCCAAGTTGCGTCGCCTCGTGACCTGCGGCGGTCACCACAAAGTGCGCCCGCCCCTGACGATTCAGCAGCCAGAGCCGATCATCTGTCTCACGCGACGCGATCATGGTGCGCAGACCGGCGATCAGCCGCTGGCGACTCAGACCCAAACGAACATGGGGAGGAGTATCGTTCGCTTCCATACCTCTGCCACCACAATCTATACTCCAACAACATCAGGCAAGCGGCACCCGCAATTCGACCGTCGTACCTTCGCCTTCCGCCGAGCGGATGCGGCACTCACCGCCGATCAGGCGCGCGCGCTCGCGCATATTCAGCAAACCCAACGAACCGCGAGTATTGTAACTCGATTCAACGGCAGCAAGGTTGAATCCGCGTCCGCGATCCCGCACACTGGCAACCAGTTGCCCTTCTTCCAGGTACAGGTAAATCACCACTTCGTCGGTGCGCGCATGTTTGCGTGCATTATTGACTGCTTCCTGAATAATAATGAAAATGGCGCCCTCCACTTCGACCGGCAATCGTGGAATGCTGGAAGGCGCCTCGAGGCGCAGTTTCATGACACCGGCAGGATCACGGAAGCGGGCCACATATTGCTGCAACGTCGATAGCAATCCTTGCGTTTCCAGCCCGAGCGGTCGCAGTTCAAAGAGGAGCGTGCGAATATCGTAGGCGGTTTTTTGCACCAGTTCGGCGAGAACTTCCAATTCACCTTCGACTCGTTCCGGCATGGCACGCAGCAATTTCTTGATGAACTCGATATTCATCGCAATCGCTGCAATACTCTGGGTCGGACCATCGTGCAGGTCGCGCGCAATCGCCGCGCGTACCTCCGCTTCCTTGGCGAGCAACCGGTCACGTTCCTCTTTCAGACTGCGCACCAGGCGCGCATTCTCGACGGCAATCGCCGCCTGCGTCGCCAGCGTCGTCAGAAGGCGCAGGTCCTGGTCGTCGAAAGGCGTCCCATCACGTTTGTTGAGCACCTGCATTACGCCGACGACACGATCGCCGATACGCATCGGCGCACAGAGGATCTGGCGCGTCTCAAAATCGACATCACGCGCAACTCCATCGAACCAGCGTGGGTCTTGTTCGACATCATTGACAATCTGGCCAATCCCATTGGTGGCCACCCAACCGGCAATGCCGCGATCAAGCGGGATGCGAAACTCGCGCTGCTCACCGGTATGCGGATCGGGCAGTTCCAGGATCAGTTCACGGGTGTGCTCATCGAGCAGCATGATCGAGCAACGCTCAGCGCCCATCGCCTGAGGAACCTGGTTGCGAATATCGTTCAGCAGACTGGAGAGATCGAGATTGCTCGCCAGCGCCTGCCCCACCTGATAGAGCAGATGAAGTTCGCGCAGGTCCTGCTCGGCGCGTCGCAGGCGTGCCAGTTTGTCGGCTTCTCCGCCAATGGCGCGCACCAGCAGCATGGCAAGGTCCTCATCGGGCGCGGGAGACGGGCGCTCCGTTTCGGCATCGAGCACGACCAGATGGAGCAAACCCACGGTCTGTGAACTGGTCGATAGTGGAAGTTCGAGCAATTTGCGTTCGTCGTCGAGCGTGTAGTAGCCGATGGTTGGTTCACG
This region includes:
- a CDS encoding ABC transporter permease produces the protein MPELNPILVKDLRSRMRGARAYILLTIYLLILAGVTLLLYAALSGESSNDLNAGRRIGQTLFFTIATVALIEVCLITPVLTSGSIAGEKERQSYDLLIASLLTPWQIVWGKLVSALAFALLLIVAIVPVMSLAFLFGGIGLTEVLIAIAGLVVTAVLYATIGLFWSAVLQSSLGATSFAIGTVIALLLGIPFLIVIFSLILGSSAPSDLLDSVWFIYLSRFVTASHPFIALGATASLLSSGGDAFFEVVRTGTTIVVVPSPWLLYIALSLIAVMLLLTASVRLVQPASPGADRKKRTGRQG
- a CDS encoding lysylphosphatidylglycerol synthase transmembrane domain-containing protein, whose protein sequence is MRRWHISTKTAQLRRTPWGAIIGLLLLAAIVAVAYLNREEVIKAFVLLRNVRPGYLLLAFVGVVMGFVCAGQIYGRVLAILGHRAQFWWLTAAAMVTILINQAIPAGSVGAYAFLVASLRRRGFPVGSVAMVAGMELLSWNGAVLVAFTYGLMYLLVTTGLSGASVSYGALAVALGVMSGAIYVASRPDTTLQEWALRLKRLVNRLFGPVLTASQVTQAVDEIIASRRLILEQPRRIVVLVGLQLLIFCCHSLALLAILHSLGADPPLAAMFAAYGLALIVSVFTLLPGGGGTVEAALTVALHAQGVPLEAALGAAILFRLISFWMMLPIGMLCYRLLTRSSGKS
- a CDS encoding alpha-ketoacid dehydrogenase subunit beta; this encodes MPVMTFIEAIRSALHDAMAADDRIMVLGEDVAVKGGVFLATEGLLARFGEHRVIDMPIAECGIVGAAIGASLHGLLPVAEIQFADYIYPAIDQILNEAARFRYRSNGDWSCPIVVRAPCGAGIHGALYHSQSVERLFTSTPGIKVVIPSTPFDAKGLLIAAIYDPDPVIFFEHKQLYRSVRGDVPEGLYREPIGKAVVRRNGSDMSVFSYGLMVHHSLTAAKELEAEGVDVEVIDLRTLAPLDRDAILSSVKKTGRALIVHEDVLTGGIGGEIAALIAEHAFEYLDAPVRRLASPDLFATPFADPLEDYFMLNPQKIAAAMYDLARY
- a CDS encoding thiamine pyrophosphate-dependent dehydrogenase E1 component subunit alpha, which codes for MEANDTPPHVRLGLSRQRLIAGLRTMIASRETDDRLWLLNRQGRAHFVVTAAGHEATQLGCAWAIRVGHDYVIPYYRDMTLVMALGQSVLDVLLHAMARRDDPSSGGRQMFGHYSSRRLRIVSGSSSVGSHLVHAAGLGLAFRARGEQDIAVMGLFGEGATAEGAWHEGLTIAGIHQLPVVFVCQNNQYSISVPVHREVPVPDVAMKAAGYGMQGVVVDGNDVFAVYEAAHQAMERARNGGGPTLLECKTYRFRPHSSADDDRKYRSAEEVESWRARDPIKRFEHYLVEHGIITSEEIEALRREVRAEVDAATDAAVAAPYPSVESIADHLYG
- a CDS encoding GAF domain-containing sensor histidine kinase is translated as MAPLLVDQRQLQTLSQLISAGGHQDVHELLQASLERLVAFWPAQGGALLYHAPHGEVIRLHHGVIDSEAGALIAEARETFARREEGREPTIGYYTLDDERKLLELPLSTSSQTVGLLHLVVLDAETERPSPAPDEDLAMLLVRAIGGEADKLARLRRAEQDLRELHLLYQVGQALASNLDLSSLLNDIRNQVPQAMGAERCSIMLLDEHTRELILELPDPHTGEQREFRIPLDRGIAGWVATNGIGQIVNDVEQDPRWFDGVARDVDFETRQILCAPMRIGDRVVGVMQVLNKRDGTPFDDQDLRLLTTLATQAAIAVENARLVRSLKEERDRLLAKEAEVRAAIARDLHDGPTQSIAAIAMNIEFIKKLLRAMPERVEGELEVLAELVQKTAYDIRTLLFELRPLGLETQGLLSTLQQYVARFRDPAGVMKLRLEAPSSIPRLPVEVEGAIFIIIQEAVNNARKHARTDEVVIYLYLEEGQLVASVRDRGRGFNLAAVESSYNTRGSLGLLNMRERARLIGGECRIRSAEGEGTTVELRVPLA